The Sulfurimonas lithotrophica genome includes a region encoding these proteins:
- the rnhA gene encoding ribonuclease HI, producing MKKITLFSDGSALGNPGPGGYGVVLRYAGKEKELSGGEAHTTNNRMELLGAIEGLRALKEPCDVEIISDSSYVVKGINEWLSGWIKKDFKKVKNIDLWKEYIEVSKPHKISALWVRGHNGHDENERCDKLARDEAERQKELLENS from the coding sequence GTGAAGAAAATAACTCTTTTCAGTGACGGAAGTGCATTAGGTAATCCCGGTCCCGGCGGATATGGCGTAGTACTAAGATACGCAGGCAAAGAAAAAGAACTAAGTGGCGGCGAAGCCCATACGACAAATAATAGAATGGAATTGCTTGGTGCCATAGAAGGACTTCGTGCTTTAAAAGAACCTTGTGACGTAGAGATAATATCCGACTCGTCTTATGTTGTAAAAGGTATAAATGAATGGTTGTCCGGATGGATAAAAAAAGATTTTAAAAAAGTTAAAAATATTGATTTATGGAAAGAGTATATTGAAGTCTCAAAGCCTCATAAAATAAGTGCACTATGGGTTCGCGGACATAACGGACATGATGAAAACGAACGTTGTGATAAACTAGCACGAGATGAAGCCGAGAGGCAAAAAGAATTACTGGAGAATAGTTAA
- a CDS encoding HP0495 family protein, giving the protein MIINDSKEKLELDYPVNWKYKLISLSKEQIQKAIHDVILEREHKLEHSNESKTGKYVSMNLELLVHNEDDRNFIYEALKAHQHIKMVL; this is encoded by the coding sequence GTGATTATAAACGATAGTAAAGAAAAACTCGAACTTGATTATCCTGTAAACTGGAAATATAAACTTATATCTCTCTCAAAAGAGCAGATTCAAAAAGCTATACATGACGTAATACTTGAACGTGAACATAAACTTGAACACTCCAATGAGAGCAAAACAGGTAAATACGTAAGTATGAATTTAGAACTTTTAGTTCATAATGAGGATGACAGAAACTTTATATATGAAGCTCTAAAAGCACATCAACATATAAAAATGGTACTTTAA
- the soxC gene encoding sulfite dehydrogenase yields MDNKKSEKDLEASSRRDFFKKTAIMSAVALSGTSLAASEDDHAIMHHPKWGQTWGDPITKNLYGVPSKYEHNVTRRYTKLLASGNYRASIAVTPIHESEGIITPNGLFFSRAHGGVAHIDPNEFRLMIHGLVEKPIVLTLDQLKRYPSVTRTHFIECPANGGQEWRAPQFNSLQFSKGFMSCAQWTGVYIKTILKDLGLKPEAQWMLAEGSDNSEMGRTVPLDKVLDDAMIVWGQNGEALRPEQGYPVRLLLPGWEGNLCVKWLKRLEFSDEPWYAKEETSRYTALKPSGKAIQHFYANEVNSTVVKPSPEKPWTDLKEGDVVEIEGLAWSGMGTITRVDLSFDGGNNYVEAKLKGLVLPKCWTRWSYLYTIPKGFKHTNGKQLLLTSRAMDDAGYIQPTVQQEVDMMGVESIYHRNGIETWEVNEKGEVNHVQIRKV; encoded by the coding sequence ATGGATAATAAGAAATCTGAAAAAGACTTAGAAGCATCTAGCAGAAGAGATTTTTTTAAAAAAACTGCCATAATGTCAGCAGTAGCTCTTAGCGGAACAAGTCTCGCAGCATCAGAAGACGATCATGCTATTATGCACCACCCTAAATGGGGTCAAACATGGGGTGATCCGATAACGAAAAATCTTTACGGTGTACCGTCAAAGTATGAGCATAATGTAACTAGAAGATATACAAAACTATTAGCTTCCGGTAACTATAGAGCATCTATCGCAGTTACACCGATTCATGAATCAGAAGGTATTATCACACCAAACGGTCTTTTCTTTTCACGTGCTCACGGTGGTGTAGCACATATAGATCCAAATGAATTTCGTTTAATGATTCACGGTTTAGTTGAAAAACCGATAGTGTTGACATTAGATCAACTGAAACGTTATCCAAGCGTTACGCGTACTCACTTTATCGAGTGTCCTGCAAACGGCGGACAAGAGTGGCGTGCTCCGCAGTTTAATTCTCTACAATTTTCCAAAGGTTTTATGAGCTGTGCACAGTGGACAGGTGTGTATATAAAAACAATTTTAAAAGACTTAGGTCTTAAACCTGAAGCTCAGTGGATGCTTGCAGAAGGTAGCGATAACTCTGAAATGGGTCGTACTGTTCCTTTAGACAAAGTTCTTGATGATGCAATGATTGTTTGGGGTCAAAACGGCGAGGCACTTCGTCCTGAACAAGGTTATCCTGTTCGTCTTCTTCTTCCGGGTTGGGAAGGAAATTTATGTGTGAAATGGCTTAAACGTTTAGAATTCTCAGACGAGCCTTGGTATGCTAAAGAAGAGACTTCAAGATATACGGCTCTTAAGCCAAGCGGAAAAGCTATACAACATTTTTATGCAAACGAAGTTAATTCAACGGTAGTTAAACCGTCTCCTGAAAAACCATGGACAGATCTTAAAGAAGGCGATGTGGTAGAAATTGAAGGTCTTGCATGGTCTGGAATGGGCACTATTACACGTGTTGATTTATCATTTGACGGTGGTAACAACTATGTAGAAGCTAAACTAAAAGGTCTTGTCCTTCCAAAATGTTGGACTCGTTGGTCTTACCTATATACAATACCTAAAGGTTTCAAACATACTAACGGTAAACAACTATTACTTACATCTCGTGCAATGGATGATGCAGGTTATATTCAACCGACCGTTCAGCAAGAAGTTGATATGATGGGTGTTGAGTCAATTTACCATAGAAACGGTATAGAAACTTGGGAAGTAAATGAAAAAGGAGAGGTAAACCATGTTCAAATTAGAAAAGTCTAA
- the rnc gene encoding ribonuclease III has product MSNDIKSLEKALGYSFKTPKLITEALTHKSYKQPYDNERLEFLGDAVLDLVVGEYLYKKFPTSDEGKLSKIRASLVNEDGFNKLAKYLNLGDYIYLSNAEEKNGGRKKASLLSNAFEAVMGAIYLEVGLEKVRDVALDLIEKNYETISLDELFKDFKTSLQEITQARFGIIPEYDVIASRGPDHKKEFEVAVVINNKEYARAVGKSKKIAQQEAAKVAVSMLKKEK; this is encoded by the coding sequence ATGTCAAATGATATTAAGAGCCTCGAGAAGGCCTTGGGTTACAGTTTTAAAACTCCAAAGCTCATTACCGAAGCACTGACGCATAAAAGTTATAAACAGCCCTACGATAATGAGCGTTTAGAATTTTTAGGAGATGCAGTATTGGATTTGGTTGTGGGTGAATATCTGTATAAAAAATTTCCAACTTCGGATGAAGGAAAATTATCTAAAATAAGAGCTTCATTAGTAAATGAAGACGGGTTTAATAAATTAGCAAAGTATTTGAATTTAGGCGATTATATATATTTATCAAATGCCGAAGAAAAAAATGGAGGCAGAAAAAAGGCATCTTTGCTTTCAAATGCATTTGAAGCTGTTATGGGGGCCATATATTTAGAAGTGGGTTTAGAAAAAGTTCGTGATGTTGCACTTGACTTGATAGAAAAAAACTACGAGACGATATCTCTTGATGAGTTATTTAAAGATTTTAAAACATCTTTGCAAGAGATAACACAGGCAAGATTTGGAATTATTCCGGAGTATGATGTTATAGCATCCAGAGGCCCTGATCATAAAAAAGAGTTTGAAGTAGCAGTCGTAATAAATAATAAAGAATATGCAAGAGCTGTCGGAAAAAGTAAAAAGATAGCACAACAAGAGGCCGCAAAAGTTGCGGTTAGTATGTTAAAGAAGGAAAAGTAG
- a CDS encoding DUF302 domain-containing protein, whose amino-acid sequence MKLNKILSVVAIFFAITSSAFASAPQSVQVFSSKNSDGKITPKTIGAAFEANGLKMGGNNNMNTPFELRFKKTYYKTYHLAMFRNNELSIKLVRKYPHFGRLVPLTMSIWSEGDTMNVSTLTLEGIARTAKLPATDPDLIAYSKMIEKALKAAMPNGKFKKLNHKVLDPKATYEINFTSELDEDADGDEWRDNFEMEFEGEMEPIGFLFPNYTNMNEELFEEAGIDDFDFYITYSICKFDVIFPVSKETPEAGAYAPCSMYAYKKKGENMVHIGYLGVDNWIKTLDIKDEHAKKQLYDAQGMINNILSELTE is encoded by the coding sequence ATGAAGTTGAATAAAATACTTTCGGTAGTTGCTATCTTTTTTGCAATTACGTCTTCTGCATTTGCTAGTGCTCCTCAGAGCGTACAAGTTTTTTCATCTAAAAACTCAGACGGTAAGATTACACCAAAAACAATAGGTGCCGCATTTGAAGCGAATGGTCTTAAAATGGGTGGAAACAATAATATGAACACACCGTTTGAGTTGAGATTTAAAAAAACTTACTATAAAACTTATCATTTAGCGATGTTTCGTAATAACGAACTAAGTATAAAGCTTGTAAGAAAATATCCTCATTTTGGTAGATTAGTTCCTTTAACTATGTCTATTTGGTCTGAAGGTGATACAATGAACGTATCTACTTTAACATTGGAAGGGATTGCCAGAACAGCAAAATTACCTGCAACCGATCCTGACTTAATAGCATATTCAAAGATGATTGAAAAAGCTTTAAAAGCTGCTATGCCAAATGGAAAGTTTAAAAAATTAAATCATAAAGTACTAGATCCAAAAGCTACATACGAGATTAACTTCACGTCAGAATTGGATGAAGATGCAGACGGTGATGAGTGGCGTGATAATTTTGAGATGGAGTTTGAAGGTGAGATGGAACCTATCGGATTTTTATTTCCAAACTATACAAATATGAATGAAGAGTTATTTGAAGAAGCAGGTATAGATGATTTTGATTTTTATATCACTTATTCAATTTGTAAATTTGACGTAATATTCCCTGTATCTAAGGAAACGCCTGAAGCCGGTGCGTATGCTCCGTGTTCTATGTATGCATACAAGAAAAAAGGTGAAAATATGGTTCATATAGGTTATTTAGGTGTTGATAACTGGATTAAAACTTTAGATATTAAAGATGAGCACGCTAAAAAGCAACTTTATGATGCTCAAGGTATGATTAACAATATCTTATCTGAATTAACTGAATAG
- a CDS encoding thiosulfate oxidation carrier protein SoxY: MDRRNFLSFTLGSLALAAIPASVKAEDYRKLKPSVWTAHTVEDAIKNLYGTLDMTMKGVKLKTPDVAANGGAIPVDFSTKIPAKTVSVFQDANPESAVIVYDVNPYDMTDYSIKIKMGKPGTITVVVEGQDGKLYAAKKSLDVAKGGCEG, translated from the coding sequence ATGGATAGAAGAAATTTTTTAAGTTTTACACTAGGTTCATTAGCATTAGCAGCAATTCCTGCTAGTGTTAAAGCTGAGGATTATAGAAAGTTAAAACCGTCTGTATGGACTGCTCATACAGTTGAAGATGCTATTAAGAACCTATACGGTACTTTAGATATGACAATGAAAGGGGTTAAGTTAAAAACTCCTGATGTTGCTGCAAACGGTGGTGCAATCCCTGTTGATTTTTCAACTAAGATTCCTGCTAAAACAGTGTCTGTATTTCAAGATGCAAACCCTGAGTCTGCTGTTATAGTATATGACGTAAATCCTTATGATATGACTGATTACTCAATCAAAATCAAAATGGGTAAACCTGGAACTATTACCGTAGTTGTAGAGGGTCAAGACGGTAAGCTTTACGCTGCTAAAAAATCTTTAGACGTTGCAAAAGGTGGATGTGAAGGTTAA
- a CDS encoding DUF6781 family protein — protein sequence MDLDKIITDIKKLYNHRYRSIDKRVTHAIDETQNTLHVDLTALNLHEMKALSNTVLDLECEKVHDELEELISQKEAIESKLHKKRQDLQNIKYAVFEAIESKIDPTDADTLSKLHQVKLQSIDIFDILSQTVESAVITSIERSKDSEASENIQEVIKEITYQAIKEGSLSTIRTRKILATILSSVIDIAEASPNNALNILSPTLKGMRSGLLHSIERFKRRVAYMPLEAKHILIEDYDNIMEDLNQTDTLFMQVIQTQANESSPEIRQILVELNQKMHLDLEELVVISKETAGVIREKVSNFTKTAVEKADTALKSNKAKEAKQMGIQAWGIAKEALGNALKSAKNAMEKK from the coding sequence ATGGATTTAGACAAGATTATAACCGATATAAAAAAGTTGTACAACCACAGGTACCGCTCAATTGATAAAAGAGTTACCCATGCTATTGATGAAACTCAAAATACTCTACATGTAGATTTAACTGCTTTAAACCTGCATGAGATGAAAGCTCTATCTAATACGGTCTTAGATTTAGAATGTGAAAAAGTTCATGATGAACTAGAGGAATTGATTTCTCAAAAAGAGGCTATAGAATCTAAACTTCATAAAAAAAGACAAGATTTGCAAAATATTAAATATGCAGTGTTTGAAGCAATTGAATCTAAAATCGATCCAACAGATGCAGATACCTTGTCAAAACTACACCAAGTAAAACTACAATCAATAGATATTTTTGATATATTAAGTCAAACGGTCGAGTCAGCTGTAATTACATCTATAGAGCGTTCAAAAGATTCTGAAGCAAGTGAAAATATACAAGAAGTTATAAAAGAAATAACTTATCAAGCTATAAAAGAAGGCTCACTCAGCACTATCCGTACCAGAAAAATTTTAGCTACAATCCTTAGCTCAGTCATAGATATAGCTGAGGCTAGTCCGAATAATGCCCTAAATATTTTAAGCCCGACTCTAAAAGGTATGAGAAGCGGTCTTTTACACTCCATTGAGAGATTTAAACGTCGCGTAGCATATATGCCTTTAGAAGCAAAACATATACTTATAGAGGACTACGATAACATAATGGAGGATTTAAATCAAACAGATACTCTTTTTATGCAAGTAATTCAAACTCAAGCTAACGAATCATCTCCTGAAATAAGACAAATACTTGTCGAGTTAAATCAAAAGATGCATCTCGATTTAGAAGAGTTAGTAGTTATATCTAAAGAAACGGCAGGCGTAATTAGAGAAAAAGTATCCAACTTTACAAAAACAGCCGTTGAAAAAGCAGATACAGCTCTTAAAAGCAATAAAGCAAAAGAGGCTAAACAAATGGGGATACAGGCTTGGGGTATAGCTAAAGAAGCTTTGGGAAATGCACTAAAAAGTGCTAAAAATGCTATGGAAAAGAAGTAA
- a CDS encoding MOSC domain-containing protein: MTEGNILELFISVKGQDNRKSKRLITLDEKGVYEDKFYGKNVQRSVLITSVSSYELALKNGINAPYSSLGENILIDINPYHLTPGDKIEIGEVILEITHNCTICNSLSKVDSALPKLLENDRGIFAKTIKSGNIKIGDKVKFLK, encoded by the coding sequence ATGACAGAGGGAAACATACTAGAGCTGTTTATATCTGTAAAGGGTCAAGACAATAGAAAAAGTAAAAGACTCATTACTTTAGACGAAAAAGGTGTATATGAAGACAAGTTCTATGGAAAAAACGTCCAAAGATCAGTTTTAATTACATCTGTTTCAAGTTATGAACTTGCTCTAAAAAATGGGATAAATGCTCCATATAGCTCATTAGGCGAAAATATTTTAATAGATATAAATCCATATCATTTAACTCCGGGCGATAAAATTGAAATTGGAGAAGTTATACTGGAAATAACTCATAACTGTACAATATGCAACAGCCTTTCAAAAGTTGATAGTGCTTTACCTAAACTGCTTGAAAACGATAGAGGCATTTTTGCCAAAACTATAAAAAGCGGTAATATAAAAATAGGCGATAAGGTTAAATTTTTAAAATAG
- a CDS encoding tetratricopeptide repeat protein: MNSFFIEFRDPLFGIIVFFVLVFLITISSYWWAKYKNKEHTKSLDNFLNDFKTIPSSKDIELLVSKGEMSEKSWLLLAALYSKNGDFEKSIEIYSELLKVTDKTNVREIMYLLGRTYFKAGFLERSKKVFLTILKDNPRSPNVLHNLLLVYEYMKDYDSALEVLEPLDELKSDIELDAQYLKAIKIIHSTKMDNDEKAKELLKINKKNGNLTYMIFEYLFRNNPPLAWKNLDSSKSEILTDIFWNLQRKDLDFDIISNNGYLRELYSARGDISDVTKSNVFEFDVLINLGKKSSATLSFEYICDNCKHIFPFAFNRCSNCHSIDTINIEISLVKNFNRDFCEENNSFQ, from the coding sequence ATGAATAGTTTTTTTATAGAGTTTCGTGACCCACTCTTTGGCATCATAGTCTTTTTTGTTTTAGTATTTTTGATTACTATATCCTCATACTGGTGGGCAAAATATAAAAATAAAGAACATACAAAATCATTAGATAATTTTTTAAATGATTTTAAAACCATACCCTCTTCAAAAGATATTGAACTGCTTGTGTCTAAAGGGGAAATGAGTGAAAAGTCCTGGTTACTTTTAGCGGCACTTTATTCAAAAAACGGTGATTTTGAAAAAAGTATAGAGATATATTCCGAACTCTTAAAAGTGACGGATAAAACAAACGTAAGAGAGATAATGTATCTCCTTGGACGGACATATTTTAAAGCAGGTTTTTTGGAGCGTTCAAAAAAAGTTTTTTTAACAATACTAAAAGATAATCCACGTTCGCCAAACGTACTACATAACTTACTTTTAGTATATGAATATATGAAAGATTACGACAGTGCATTAGAGGTATTGGAACCTTTGGATGAGCTAAAAAGTGATATCGAGCTGGATGCGCAGTATTTAAAAGCTATTAAAATCATCCATTCGACTAAAATGGATAATGATGAAAAAGCAAAAGAACTTCTTAAAATAAACAAAAAAAACGGAAATCTTACATATATGATATTTGAGTATCTATTCAGAAATAACCCGCCGTTGGCATGGAAAAATTTAGACAGTTCAAAAAGTGAAATTCTAACCGACATATTTTGGAACCTGCAAAGAAAAGATTTGGATTTTGATATAATTTCAAACAACGGATATCTAAGAGAGCTCTATAGTGCAAGAGGGGATATTTCAGATGTAACAAAAAGCAATGTATTTGAGTTTGACGTATTAATTAACTTAGGTAAAAAAAGCAGTGCTACACTGAGCTTTGAATATATTTGCGATAATTGTAAGCATATTTTTCCTTTTGCATTTAACAGATGTTCAAATTGTCACTCTATCGATACAATAAATATTGAAATATCTTTGGTAAAAAATTTTAATAGGGACTTTTGTGAAGAAAATAACTCTTTTCAGTGA
- the aroC gene encoding chorismate synthase — MNSFGQKLRFSTFGESHGVALGCILDGVPAGLKIDEKFIQSELDRRKPGKSEFETARKEADKVEILSGVFEGLSTGTPIAMVIYNTNQKSKDYSNIKDIFRPGHADFTYFHKYGLRDYRGGGRSSARETAARVAAGAIAKLMIKELGIEVKSGICEIDGIKSKNLNYEAAKKSIIFALDAEMEDAQKEAILNAKNEHDSVGGVSRVKISGVPVGLGQPLYYKLDGVLADAMMGINAVKAVEIGDGILSSSAKGSDNNDEIRSNGFESNHAGGILGGISNGDDIILNVHFKPTPSIFKEQHTVNTKNEELDFSLKGRHDPCVAIRGTIVCEAMAALVIADMCLLNMGSNMDGILKYYK, encoded by the coding sequence GTGAATAGTTTTGGCCAGAAGTTAAGGTTTTCAACATTCGGTGAATCTCACGGTGTTGCACTTGGTTGTATTTTAGACGGAGTACCGGCAGGACTTAAGATAGATGAAAAGTTTATTCAATCTGAACTTGACCGTAGAAAACCCGGAAAAAGCGAGTTTGAAACAGCAAGAAAAGAGGCTGACAAAGTCGAGATACTAAGTGGTGTATTTGAGGGTTTAAGTACGGGTACGCCTATAGCTATGGTTATCTATAATACAAATCAAAAATCTAAGGACTACTCAAACATAAAAGATATTTTTCGTCCAGGTCATGCGGATTTTACATACTTTCACAAATACGGTTTACGCGATTACCGCGGCGGAGGCAGAAGTTCAGCCCGTGAAACGGCAGCACGTGTTGCAGCGGGTGCTATAGCAAAACTTATGATAAAAGAGCTAGGTATTGAAGTAAAAAGCGGAATTTGTGAAATTGACGGTATTAAGTCCAAAAACTTAAACTACGAAGCTGCAAAAAAAAGTATTATATTTGCTTTGGATGCAGAGATGGAAGATGCTCAAAAAGAAGCGATTTTAAATGCTAAAAATGAGCATGACTCAGTCGGTGGTGTATCACGTGTAAAAATTAGCGGCGTACCCGTAGGTCTTGGACAGCCGCTTTATTATAAACTTGATGGAGTTTTGGCAGATGCCATGATGGGGATAAATGCAGTCAAAGCGGTCGAGATAGGAGATGGCATACTCTCATCATCGGCTAAAGGCTCGGATAATAATGACGAGATTCGCTCAAACGGCTTTGAGTCCAATCATGCAGGCGGAATACTCGGAGGTATCAGTAACGGTGACGATATAATTTTAAATGTGCATTTTAAGCCGACCCCTTCTATATTTAAAGAACAGCATACCGTAAATACAAAAAACGAGGAATTAGACTTTTCGCTAAAAGGAAGGCATGACCCATGTGTAGCCATAAGAGGGACAATAGTATGTGAAGCTATGGCTGCTTTAGTTATAGCGGATATGTGTTTGCTAAATATGGGATCAAATATGGACGGTATTTTAAAATACTATAAGTAA
- a CDS encoding c-type cytochrome produces the protein MFKLEKSKLLISASAVSLAALFAAGCMGNAAPGNANVATAADIAGGVIYPIENGKTGPYAVNEKALANSVYQGRVPTANELKAWDKDIQAGGKGLPEGEGSVEEGEELYEAQCVMCHGDFGSGGGGYPALSKGNAYAGQKTLTNNRWKDPEADGPSRFFGSYWPEASTMWWYIKDGMPHPKSKTLTNDETYALTAYMLLINELKVDGEVVDEEFVLNKENFSKIEMPNKDGFEPNIEGPKALEDVRAYYANPKNFGAIKLQKGEEPCMTNCQQTDNIVRIANGGIDDFHPPMSVERSLPKVEKKEIDPKKVYATNCAMCHDSYLAPGSGEWSAFTGKGMKKVLANAIKGTSGGMPARGGTTLNDADMKIMVDYIVTGK, from the coding sequence ATGTTCAAATTAGAAAAGTCTAAATTATTAATCTCTGCTTCAGCAGTTAGTTTAGCTGCTTTGTTCGCAGCAGGATGTATGGGTAATGCTGCACCGGGTAATGCAAACGTTGCTACTGCGGCTGATATTGCCGGTGGTGTTATCTATCCAATAGAAAATGGAAAAACAGGACCATATGCGGTAAATGAAAAAGCATTGGCAAACAGTGTTTATCAAGGTCGTGTACCGACTGCAAATGAGTTAAAAGCTTGGGATAAAGATATTCAGGCAGGTGGTAAAGGTTTACCTGAAGGTGAGGGTTCTGTCGAAGAGGGCGAAGAACTTTATGAAGCTCAATGTGTAATGTGTCACGGAGATTTCGGTTCAGGCGGTGGCGGATATCCGGCATTATCAAAAGGTAATGCTTATGCTGGTCAAAAAACTTTAACAAATAATAGATGGAAAGACCCTGAAGCTGACGGTCCTTCACGTTTCTTCGGTTCATACTGGCCAGAAGCTAGTACAATGTGGTGGTATATTAAAGATGGTATGCCTCATCCAAAATCTAAAACTCTAACAAATGACGAAACATATGCACTAACTGCATATATGTTACTGATTAACGAGTTAAAAGTTGATGGTGAAGTAGTTGATGAGGAATTTGTTTTAAATAAAGAAAACTTTTCTAAAATCGAAATGCCTAATAAAGACGGTTTTGAACCAAATATAGAAGGTCCAAAAGCATTAGAAGATGTCCGTGCATATTATGCAAATCCTAAAAATTTTGGAGCTATAAAACTTCAAAAAGGTGAAGAACCTTGTATGACAAATTGTCAGCAAACTGATAATATTGTTCGTATTGCTAATGGCGGTATAGATGATTTTCATCCTCCAATGTCGGTTGAGAGATCTTTGCCAAAGGTTGAAAAAAAGGAAATTGATCCTAAAAAAGTATATGCTACAAACTGTGCAATGTGTCACGACAGTTATTTAGCACCTGGGTCTGGCGAATGGTCGGCTTTCACAGGAAAAGGTATGAAAAAAGTTCTTGCAAACGCAATTAAGGGTACATCAGGCGGTATGCCTGCTCGTGGTGGAACTACACTTAATGATGCAGATATGAAAATTATGGTAGACTATATAGTCACAGGAAAATAA
- a CDS encoding YeiH family protein, with translation MAFSKENRQGTISGIIFVAIFAAAATMIADISAVKSLGISPLVIGIVMGIFYANTLHNKIPSEWGTGITFSGKKILRFAIVFYGFRITFQQIADVGMSGFMVSLIMLSTTFILGSYLGYKIFKMEKDTAMLTASGASVCGAAAVLATEPVLKAEGHKTAIAVSMVVLFGTISMFLYPVLYASIIEPATGFLHMSPQEFGIYVGGTIHEVAQVVAVPASVVGAPAEMANSAVIVKMTRVIMIAPMLIILGIYLSYSAKKSGGEAAKVGLVIPWFAVYFIGMAGFNSLQIVPQNIVDVINEIDTFLLTMAMTALGMGTIFAKFKGLGLAPLYTAGAMFAWLVAGGFIITKLVVAFF, from the coding sequence ATGGCTTTTTCAAAAGAAAATAGACAAGGCACGATTTCTGGAATCATATTTGTTGCTATATTTGCAGCAGCAGCAACTATGATTGCAGACATATCAGCCGTAAAATCATTAGGTATATCTCCACTGGTTATAGGTATAGTTATGGGTATATTTTATGCAAATACCCTGCATAATAAAATTCCTTCTGAATGGGGTACGGGTATTACATTTTCAGGTAAAAAAATACTTCGTTTTGCCATAGTTTTTTATGGATTTCGTATCACGTTTCAGCAGATTGCAGATGTCGGTATGAGTGGTTTTATGGTTTCGCTTATTATGCTTAGTACGACATTTATCTTAGGCTCTTATTTAGGTTATAAAATATTTAAAATGGAAAAAGATACTGCGATGCTTACGGCAAGTGGTGCATCGGTCTGTGGTGCAGCAGCTGTTTTGGCAACTGAACCTGTTTTAAAAGCAGAGGGTCATAAAACTGCTATTGCAGTTTCAATGGTTGTACTTTTTGGTACTATCTCTATGTTTTTATATCCTGTATTGTACGCATCTATAATTGAGCCTGCAACCGGTTTTTTACATATGAGTCCTCAAGAATTCGGTATCTACGTAGGTGGAACAATTCATGAAGTTGCACAAGTTGTTGCAGTCCCTGCATCTGTAGTCGGTGCACCTGCCGAGATGGCAAATTCTGCCGTTATCGTTAAGATGACAAGGGTAATTATGATAGCTCCGATGCTTATTATCCTTGGTATTTATCTTTCATACTCAGCTAAGAAAAGTGGTGGAGAGGCTGCAAAAGTTGGACTTGTTATCCCATGGTTTGCTGTTTACTTTATTGGTATGGCTGGATTTAACTCACTGCAAATTGTTCCGCAAAATATAGTTGACGTAATAAATGAGATAGATACTTTTTTACTTACAATGGCAATGACCGCTTTAGGTATGGGTACTATATTTGCAAAATTTAAAGGTTTGGGTTTAGCACCGCTTTATACTGCCGGAGCAATGTTTGCTTGGTTAGTTGCTGGCGGATTTATAATCACTAAACTGGTTGTTGCATTTTTTTAA
- the soxZ gene encoding thiosulfate oxidation carrier complex protein SoxZ produces the protein MRVKAKLKKGVIKVKCMAKHGMITYNQAEKKTGNRDDANFITHMSGTINGKTVIDMSTSQFLSKNPIFKFKIKGDEFKEGDTLKMSWVDRKGKTGKGKGKIK, from the coding sequence ATGAGAGTAAAAGCAAAATTAAAAAAAGGCGTAATCAAAGTTAAGTGTATGGCTAAACACGGAATGATTACATATAATCAAGCTGAGAAAAAAACCGGTAATAGAGATGATGCTAATTTTATCACTCACATGAGCGGTACAATTAACGGTAAAACTGTTATTGATATGTCAACTAGTCAGTTTTTATCTAAAAATCCTATTTTTAAATTCAAAATCAAAGGTGATGAATTTAAAGAAGGTGATACATTAAAGATGAGTTGGGTTGACCGTAAGGGTAAAACAGGTAAGGGTAAAGGTAAAATCAAGTAA
- a CDS encoding type II toxin-antitoxin system RelE/ParE family toxin, with amino-acid sequence MKILCTETFEKQLKHILKPMANQNFEDTKKFKTYLDTILINIPTKAAKYKKSVYYDNENVKDVEYEQYTIVFYIDELNNSYVILGIFDKNN; translated from the coding sequence ATGAAGATTTTGTGTACCGAAACTTTTGAGAAACAATTAAAACATATATTAAAACCTATGGCTAACCAAAATTTTGAAGATACAAAAAAGTTTAAAACGTATCTCGATACAATTTTGATAAATATACCTACAAAAGCTGCAAAATATAAAAAATCTGTTTACTATGATAATGAGAATGTAAAAGATGTAGAATATGAACAATATACCATAGTTTTCTATATAGACGAGCTAAATAATAGCTATGTGATTTTAGGAATATTTGATAAAAATAACTAG